In Cicer arietinum cultivar CDC Frontier isolate Library 1 chromosome 7, Cicar.CDCFrontier_v2.0, whole genome shotgun sequence, a single window of DNA contains:
- the LOC101513425 gene encoding uncharacterized protein codes for MDSKSPSKKESTDQVARESLIAISNTSPDKILDSNSVSESKKSDGGVLPNCDQDEQFRSELISISYSESPDVKIGSISMGV; via the coding sequence ATGGATAGCAAATCACCGAGCAAGAAGGAGTCTACTGATCAGGTGGCACGCGAGTCGCTTATTGCTATTTCCAACACTTCACCAGATAAGATTCTGGATTCAAATTCTGTGTCCGAGAGCAAGAAATCAGATGGGGGTGTGTTGCCAAACTGTGATCAGGATGAACAGTTTAGGTCTGAACTGATTTCAATTTCATATTCTGAATCACCTGATGTCAAGATTGGATCAATTTCAATGGGAGTGTAG
- the LOC101513100 gene encoding pentatricopeptide repeat-containing protein At5g46580, chloroplastic: MAASLSSVIHIYFVDTKTTRTRFSITTPTLKNHRRFITSCSKSKSSIPDDQKNSSLSEQLVSLSNTTLSTHPEDQAHVFSKPKPTWINPTKAKRPVLSHQRHKRSSVSYNPHLREFQRFASKLNNCDVSSEADFVACLEEIPSSLTRENALLVLNNLKPWQKTYKFLDWVKTNNLLPMETIFYNVTMKALRFGRQFGIIEELAHQMIDNGVELDNITYSTIISCAKKCNLFDKAVHWFERMYKTGLMPDEVTYSAILDVYARLGKVEEVVSLYERGRATGWKPDPITFSVLGKMFGEAGDYDGIRYVLQEMKSLGVQPNLVVYNTLLEAMGKAGKPGFARSLFEEMIDSGIAPNEKTLTAVIKIYGKARWSRDALELWKRMKENGWPMDFILYNTLLNMCADVGLVEEAETLFGDMKQSEYCQPDSWSYTAMLNIYGSQGDVDKAMKLFEEMSKLGIELNVMGCTCLIQCLGKAMQIDDLVRVFDISIERGIRSDDRLCGCLLSVVSMSQGSKDEEKVLACLQRANPKLVAFIQLIVDEETSFETVKEEFKSIMTNAVVEVRRPFCNCLIDICRSKDLLERAHELLYLGTLYGFYPSLHNKTRDEWCLDVRTLSVGAALTALEEWMWTLAKIIKKDEALPELFLAQTGTGAHKFAQGLNISFASHLRKLAAPFSQSEDQVGCFIATREDLVSWVQQSNSPSSSIAT, encoded by the coding sequence ATGGCCGCATCTCTATCTTCTGTTATCCATATCTACTTTGTTGACACTAAAACAACACGAACAAGATTTAGTATCACAACTCCAACCCTAAAAAATCACAGAAGATTTATCACCAGTTGTTCCAAATCAAAATCATCCATTCCAGATGACCAAAAAAACTCTTCTTTATCCGAACAACTCGTTTCTCTTTCCAATACAACCTTATCCACTCACCCAGAAGACCAAGCCCATGTTTTTTCAAAGCCAAAACCCACATGGATCAACCCCACTAAGGCTAAGCGTCCTGTGCTCTCTCACCAGAGACACAAACGCTCTTCTGTATCATACAATCCACATTTGAGAGAATTTCAACGTTTTGCTTCAAAATTGAACAATTGTGATGTCTCTTCCGAAGCCGATTTCGTTGCTTGTTTGGAAGAAATTCCGAGTTCCCTTACAAGAGAAAATGCTCTCTTGGTGCTCAATAATTTGAAGCCATGGCAGAAGACTTACAAATTTCTTGATTGGGTCAAGACCAATAATTTGCTTCCTATGGAAACCATATTCTACAATGTTACAATGAAGGCTTTGAGGTTTGGGAGACAGTTTGGGATAATTGAAGAGCTTGCACACCAGATGATTGATAATGGAGTTGAATTGGATAACATCACTTATTCCACCATTATATCATGTGCTAAGAAGTGCAACCTTTTCGACAAAGCTGTGCATTGGTTTGAGAGGATGTATAAGACTGGTTTGATGCCGGATGAGGTAACTTACTCTGCTATTTTAGATGTTTATGCTAGATTAGGTAAAGTTGAAGAGGTTGTTAGTTTGTATGAGAGAGGGAGAGCAACTGGGTGGAAGCCTGATCCCATCACATTTTCTGTGTTGGGGAAGATGTTTGGAGAGGCTGGGGATTATGATGGTATTAGATATGTTTTGCAAGAGATGAAATCTCTTGGAGTGCAGCCTAATTTAGTTGTGTATAATACTTTGTTGGAAGCAATGGGAAAGGCTGGGAAGCCAGGGTTTGCGAGGAGTCTGTTTGAAGAAATGATTGACTCAGGGATAGCCCCGAATGAGAAGACTCTAACAGCAGTAATTAAGATATATGGAAAGGCTAGATGGTCTAGAGATGCTCTAGAATTGTGGAAACGGATGAAGGAAAACGGTTGGCCTAtggattttattttgtataatacATTATTGAATATGTGTGCAGATGTTGGATTAGTGGAAGAAGCTGAAACTCTGTTCGGGGATATGAAACAGTCTGAGTATTGCCAGCCAGATAGTTGGAGTTACACGGCTATGCTCAACATATATGGAAGTCAAGGAGATGTGGATAAGGCAATGAAATTGTTTGAAGAGATGTCTAAGCTTGGTATTGAACTCAATGTAATGGGGTGTACTTGTTTGATCCAGTGTTTGGGAAAGGCCATGCAAATTGATGATTTGGTAAGAGTTTTTGATATTTCAATTGAGAGAGGAATTAGGTCGGATGATAGGCTATGCGGTTGCTTGCTATCTGTTGTGTCTATGTCTCAGGGTAGCAAGGATGAGGAAAAAGTTCTTGCTTGTTTGCAACGAGCTAACCCAAAATTAGTTGCTTTTATTCAACTTATTGTAGACGAGGAAACTAGTTTTGAGACCGTTAAGGAAGAGTTTAAGAGTATCATGACCAATGCTGTGGTTGAGGTTAGAAGACCCTTCTGTAACTGTTTGATTGACATATGTAGAAGCAAAGATCTTCTAGAAAGAGCCCACGAGTTGCTCTACTTGGGGACTTTATATGGATTTTATCCGAGTTTGCACAACAAAACACGAGATGAATGGTGTTTAGACGTTCGAACATTGTCAGTTGGGGCAGCTCTAACTGCTCTTGAAGAGTGGATGTGGACACTGGCCAAAATTATTAAGAAGGATGAGGCACTACCAGAGTTATTCTTAGCACAAACTGGTACTGGTGCTCATAAGTTTGCCCAAGGACTTAATATTTCTTTTGCCTCTCATTTGAGAAAGTTGGCTGCTCCATTTAGCCAGAGTGAAGATCAAGTTGGTTGTTTTATTGCAACTAGAGAGGATTTAGTCTCGTGGGTGCAGCAATCAAACTCTCCGTCATCATCTATTGCAACATAA